A stretch of the Streptosporangium sp. NBC_01755 genome encodes the following:
- a CDS encoding ABC transporter substrate-binding protein has protein sequence MKVRTRSAMAVLAIGALALTSACAEGNQGAPAAPSGSAGASAPAVEPFKAPTITVGTAEDSKGPAIEPEGVVKGGTVTMIDRDDFSHLDPAQLYVNTETNFSLLIARTLTGYKRTAKSEYKLVGDLATDTGTPSDGGKTWTFTLKDGVKWEDGTPITSEDVKWSMERTFASFVTQGPTYIQQWLTEVDHKKAYQGPYDGKRLDSIETPDDKTIVYKFKTPHADANYAFAMGGYGIVPKAKDTKEKYDKAPVSSGPYIIKNHVVDKSIDLERNPNWDPATDPIRGAYPDKWRLEFGQENLQITDRLIADAGPDQTAFTFYATVPPERLQQVLGDPALAPRLMKSPSPYGNYYYFNLDRMKDPKIRQAINHAWPSKQIQQTMGGPQAAALPTTILNENTTVGYQPYDLFGKTTKPEGDIEKAKQLLAESSNPTPTIVYAYNQTPVQEQVTVVIKSALEKAGIKVVAKPLDRKTYYDSIGLVKNEFDLYWGGWGADWPSGSTVMPVIFGPIADGAPNYSHLKDEAITKEMDEITAMTDIDAQNAAWMALDKKIQETITPLVVAENRIANTLHGSKIGGAEIDPQSWVVQPNRIFVKP, from the coding sequence ATGAAAGTCCGTACGCGGTCAGCGATGGCCGTACTCGCCATAGGCGCGCTCGCACTCACCAGCGCGTGCGCCGAGGGCAACCAGGGCGCCCCTGCCGCCCCCAGCGGCTCCGCCGGTGCGTCCGCCCCCGCAGTGGAGCCCTTCAAGGCGCCGACCATCACGGTCGGCACCGCGGAGGACTCCAAGGGGCCCGCCATCGAGCCGGAGGGCGTCGTCAAGGGCGGCACCGTCACGATGATCGACCGAGACGACTTCTCCCACCTCGACCCCGCCCAGCTCTACGTCAACACCGAGACGAACTTCTCCCTCCTGATCGCGCGTACCCTCACCGGCTACAAGCGCACCGCCAAGAGCGAGTACAAGCTGGTCGGCGACCTGGCCACCGACACGGGCACCCCCTCCGACGGCGGCAAGACCTGGACCTTCACCCTCAAGGACGGCGTGAAGTGGGAGGACGGCACGCCCATCACGTCCGAGGACGTGAAGTGGAGCATGGAGCGGACGTTCGCCTCCTTCGTCACCCAGGGCCCGACCTACATCCAGCAGTGGCTGACCGAGGTCGACCACAAGAAGGCCTACCAGGGCCCCTACGACGGCAAGCGCCTGGACAGCATCGAGACGCCGGACGACAAGACGATCGTCTACAAGTTCAAGACGCCGCACGCCGACGCCAACTACGCCTTCGCCATGGGCGGCTACGGCATCGTGCCCAAGGCCAAGGACACCAAGGAGAAGTACGACAAGGCCCCCGTCTCCAGCGGCCCGTACATCATCAAGAACCACGTGGTCGACAAGTCCATCGACCTTGAGCGCAACCCGAACTGGGACCCGGCCACCGACCCGATCCGCGGCGCCTACCCGGACAAGTGGCGGCTGGAGTTCGGCCAGGAGAACCTGCAGATCACCGACCGCCTGATCGCGGACGCGGGTCCGGACCAGACCGCCTTCACCTTCTACGCGACCGTTCCCCCGGAGCGGCTGCAGCAGGTGCTCGGCGACCCCGCGCTGGCGCCCCGCCTGATGAAGAGCCCCTCGCCGTACGGGAACTACTACTACTTCAACCTTGACCGGATGAAGGACCCCAAGATCCGCCAGGCCATCAACCACGCGTGGCCCTCCAAGCAGATCCAGCAGACCATGGGCGGCCCGCAGGCGGCCGCGCTGCCGACCACGATCCTCAACGAGAACACCACGGTCGGCTACCAGCCCTACGACCTGTTCGGCAAGACGACCAAGCCCGAGGGCGACATCGAGAAGGCCAAGCAACTGCTGGCCGAGTCGAGCAACCCGACGCCGACCATCGTCTACGCCTACAACCAGACGCCGGTCCAGGAGCAGGTCACCGTCGTGATCAAGAGCGCCCTGGAGAAGGCCGGCATCAAGGTCGTCGCCAAGCCGCTGGACCGCAAGACCTACTACGACTCCATCGGCCTGGTGAAGAACGAGTTCGACCTGTACTGGGGCGGCTGGGGCGCCGACTGGCCGTCCGGCTCGACGGTCATGCCCGTCATCTTCGGCCCGATCGCCGACGGTGCGCCGAACTACTCGCACCTGAAGGACGAGGCCATCACCAAGGAGATGGACGAGATCACCGCCATGACCGACATCGACGCGCAGAACGCCGCGTGGATGGCGCTGGACAAGAAGATCCAGGAGACGATCACCCCGCTGGTCGTCGCCGAGAACCGGATCGCCAACACCCTGCACGGCTCCAAGATCGGCGGCGCGGAGATCGACCCGCAGTCGTGGGTCGTCCAGCCGAACAGGATCTTCGTGAAGCCGTAA
- a CDS encoding ABC transporter permease, which yields MLVGSARTMTIPAPAATTAGEPPAVKTPETVGRSPGQLMWLRFRRDPTGIASAGVVIFFFLVAILAPVISWLYGKDPYTLYGQDTPGLLNDFGYPVLPNGGISSDFWFGIEPGLGRDVFMQLVYGIRTSLLIAMVATVLISAIGIVMGIVAGYAGGRTDYFIGRLIDIVLSFPSTLFIIAFMPVVENLFVDPSEETPVWLRAVTLITLLTAFGWAGIARLLRGQVLSMREREFVEAAKVTGASPSRIIFKELLPNLWTPILIQSTLLLPAMVTAEAALSFLGVGMIEPIPDWGRMFLRGTQVYQNDITYLIFPGAALLLFVIAFNLLGDSVRDAFDPKLKR from the coding sequence ATGCTCGTTGGGAGCGCCCGCACGATGACCATCCCTGCACCAGCAGCGACCACCGCCGGGGAACCCCCCGCGGTGAAGACACCGGAGACGGTGGGCCGCTCCCCCGGCCAGTTGATGTGGCTGCGCTTCCGCCGCGACCCCACCGGCATCGCCTCGGCCGGCGTGGTGATCTTCTTCTTCCTCGTCGCGATCCTCGCGCCGGTCATCTCCTGGCTCTACGGGAAGGACCCCTACACCCTCTACGGCCAGGACACCCCGGGACTGCTGAACGACTTCGGCTACCCGGTGCTGCCCAACGGCGGGATCAGCTCGGACTTCTGGTTCGGCATCGAGCCTGGCCTGGGCCGGGACGTGTTCATGCAGCTCGTCTACGGGATCAGGACCTCGCTGCTGATCGCGATGGTCGCGACGGTCCTCATCTCGGCGATCGGCATCGTCATGGGCATCGTCGCCGGGTACGCCGGGGGCAGAACCGACTACTTCATCGGCCGCCTGATCGACATCGTCCTGTCGTTCCCCTCGACCCTGTTCATCATCGCGTTCATGCCGGTGGTGGAGAACCTCTTCGTCGACCCCTCCGAGGAGACCCCGGTCTGGCTGCGGGCGGTGACGCTCATCACCCTGCTGACGGCCTTCGGCTGGGCCGGCATCGCCCGGCTGCTGCGCGGCCAGGTGCTCTCCATGCGCGAGCGGGAGTTCGTCGAGGCCGCCAAGGTGACCGGAGCCTCACCCTCCCGGATCATCTTCAAGGAGCTGCTGCCCAACCTGTGGACGCCGATCCTGATCCAGTCGACACTGCTGCTGCCCGCGATGGTGACCGCCGAGGCGGCCCTGTCCTTCCTGGGCGTCGGCATGATCGAGCCCATCCCCGACTGGGGCCGGATGTTCCTGCGGGGCACCCAGGTCTACCAGAACGACATCACCTACCTGATCTTCCCCGGCGCGGCTCTGCTGCTCTTCGTGATCGCGTTCAACCTTCTCGGTGACTCGGTCCGCGACGCCTTCGACCCCAAACTCAAGCGTTAG
- a CDS encoding riboflavin synthase, whose amino-acid sequence MFTGIVEELGEIAGIEQLRDAARLSIRGRTVTSDAGHGDSIAVNGVCLTVVDVDGEVFTADVMKETLDRSSLGTLRPGSPVNLERAVRADQRLGGHIVQGHVDGTGVLLSREPGEHWEVVRISLPPDLDRYVVEKGSITVDGISLTVVSVGSGGFTVSLIPTTLSLTTLGAKQPGDPVNLEVDVIAKHVEKLVGAYAPADREERR is encoded by the coding sequence ATGTTCACCGGAATCGTCGAAGAACTGGGAGAGATCGCCGGGATCGAGCAGCTGAGGGACGCGGCCCGGCTGTCGATCCGCGGCAGGACGGTCACCTCGGACGCCGGGCACGGCGACTCGATCGCCGTCAACGGCGTCTGCCTGACCGTGGTGGACGTGGACGGTGAGGTGTTCACCGCCGACGTGATGAAGGAGACCCTCGACCGCAGCTCCCTCGGCACGCTGAGGCCCGGCTCCCCGGTCAACCTGGAGCGCGCGGTCCGCGCCGACCAGCGACTGGGCGGCCACATCGTGCAGGGTCACGTGGACGGGACGGGCGTCCTGCTGTCGCGGGAGCCCGGCGAGCACTGGGAGGTCGTCCGGATCTCCCTCCCGCCCGACCTCGACCGCTACGTGGTCGAGAAGGGGTCGATCACGGTCGACGGCATCAGCCTGACCGTCGTGAGCGTCGGCTCCGGCGGCTTCACCGTCAGCCTCATCCCCACCACCCTGAGCCTGACCACCCTCGGCGCCAAGCAACCTGGAGACCCGGTGAACCTGGAGGTCGACGTGATCGCCAAGCACGTCGAGAAGCTCGTCGGCGCGTACGCCCCGGCAGATCGGGAGGAGCGGCGGTGA
- a CDS encoding bifunctional 3,4-dihydroxy-2-butanone-4-phosphate synthase/GTP cyclohydrolase II has protein sequence MIKLDPIERAIADTREGKAVVVVDDENRENEGDIIFAASKATPELLAFTIRHSSGVVCVPMRGEDLDRLGLPLMVHDNRERLRTAYTISVDARDGVSTGISAADRARTIRLLADSATDPSELVRPGHVFPLRYREGGVLVRRGHTEAAVDLARLAGLSESGVLAEVVNDDGTMMRLPELRVFCDEHDLALVSIEQLVEFRRRTERMVTRVAETRLPNRFGVWRAYGFASSVDGGEHLALVFGDIEDGENVMVRAHSECLTGDVLGSLRCDCGVQLEHAMSRIAAEGRGVIVYLRGHEGRGIGLLAKLRAYSLQDAGSDTVDANLELGLPVDAREFSNAGQILADLGVKSIRLLTNNPAKLRGMDGYGIKVIGREPMPVVMNPYNEKYLSAKRDRLGHDIPQESE, from the coding sequence GTGATCAAGCTGGACCCGATCGAACGCGCGATCGCCGACACCCGCGAGGGCAAGGCGGTCGTGGTCGTCGACGACGAGAACCGCGAGAACGAGGGTGACATCATCTTCGCCGCGTCCAAGGCCACGCCGGAACTGCTGGCCTTCACCATCCGGCACAGCAGCGGCGTGGTCTGCGTGCCGATGCGCGGTGAGGACCTCGACCGGCTCGGCCTGCCGCTGATGGTGCACGACAACAGGGAGCGCCTGCGCACCGCGTACACGATCAGCGTGGACGCCAGGGACGGGGTGAGCACCGGAATCTCCGCCGCCGACCGGGCCCGCACGATCCGCCTCCTGGCCGACTCCGCGACCGACCCGTCCGAGCTGGTACGGCCCGGTCACGTCTTCCCGCTCCGCTACCGGGAGGGCGGTGTCCTGGTCAGGCGCGGCCACACCGAGGCTGCCGTGGACCTGGCCAGGCTCGCCGGGCTGAGCGAGTCGGGGGTGCTCGCCGAGGTCGTCAACGACGACGGGACCATGATGCGCCTGCCCGAGCTGCGCGTCTTCTGTGACGAGCACGACCTGGCGCTCGTCTCGATCGAGCAGCTGGTGGAGTTCCGGCGCAGGACCGAGCGGATGGTGACCAGGGTCGCCGAGACGCGGCTGCCGAACAGGTTCGGCGTGTGGCGCGCCTACGGCTTCGCGAGCTCGGTGGACGGCGGCGAGCACCTGGCCCTGGTCTTCGGTGACATCGAGGACGGCGAGAACGTCATGGTCCGGGCGCATTCCGAGTGCCTGACCGGTGACGTGCTCGGGTCGCTGCGGTGCGACTGCGGGGTGCAGTTGGAACACGCGATGTCCCGGATCGCCGCCGAGGGCCGAGGCGTGATCGTCTACCTGCGCGGGCACGAGGGGCGTGGCATCGGGCTGCTGGCCAAGCTGCGGGCGTACAGCCTCCAGGACGCCGGTAGTGACACGGTCGACGCCAATCTGGAGCTCGGGCTGCCGGTGGACGCGCGGGAGTTCTCCAACGCCGGGCAGATCCTCGCGGACCTGGGGGTGAAGTCGATCCGGCTGCTGACCAACAACCCGGCCAAGCTGCGCGGCATGGACGGCTACGGCATCAAGGTGATCGGCCGCGAGCCCATGCCCGTGGTGATGAACCCGTACAACGAGAAGTACCTGTCGGCCAAGCGCGACCGCCTTGGTCACGACATTCCGCAGGAGAGCGAATGA
- the ribH gene encoding 6,7-dimethyl-8-ribityllumazine synthase, translated as MSGMGRPVASAVDARGLTVGIVAARWHEKITDQLVARAVRAGEDSGAAVTVVRVAGSLEIPVVVQALAGRCDAVVALGAVIRGETAHFDYVCDSVTSGLTRISLDERVPIGNGVLTCESIDQAVDRSGLPGSHEDKGYEATVAALETALLLRELRS; from the coding sequence ATGAGCGGCATGGGACGACCGGTGGCGTCGGCAGTGGACGCGCGAGGGCTGACCGTCGGCATCGTGGCCGCCAGGTGGCATGAGAAGATCACCGATCAGCTCGTGGCGCGAGCCGTGCGGGCAGGCGAGGACAGCGGCGCGGCGGTGACCGTGGTCCGGGTGGCGGGATCGCTGGAGATCCCGGTCGTGGTGCAGGCCCTGGCCGGGCGCTGTGACGCGGTCGTCGCCCTCGGAGCCGTGATCCGCGGTGAGACCGCCCACTTCGACTACGTCTGCGACTCCGTCACCTCGGGCCTGACCCGGATCTCCCTCGACGAGCGGGTCCCGATCGGCAACGGTGTGCTGACCTGCGAATCCATCGACCAGGCCGTCGACCGGTCGGGTCTGCCCGGCAGTCACGAGGACAAGGGCTATGAGGCCACCGTCGCCGCGCTGGAGACGGCGCTGCTGCTGCGGGAACTCCGCTCCTAG
- a CDS encoding PH domain-containing protein, producing the protein MSPESVSPPPLPVVWRPKNGRIVAYGFAGVIALGALLMAIFLPPPFTLADRIGMLVLGALVVGALHLLGRCRVEADERGITVVNPLRVRRYEWAEVLGVTLTDHEPWAKIDFADGITVGAMGLQGSEKKRTARQVRELAALIRERGEADEAR; encoded by the coding sequence GTGAGCCCGGAGAGCGTCTCCCCGCCCCCGTTGCCCGTCGTCTGGCGCCCCAAGAACGGGCGGATCGTGGCATACGGCTTCGCGGGCGTGATCGCGCTCGGCGCGCTCCTGATGGCGATCTTCCTGCCGCCGCCGTTCACGCTGGCCGACAGGATCGGGATGCTCGTGCTGGGCGCCTTGGTCGTCGGGGCACTCCACCTGCTGGGGCGGTGCCGCGTGGAGGCCGACGAGCGAGGGATCACCGTCGTCAACCCGCTGCGGGTACGCCGCTACGAGTGGGCCGAGGTGCTCGGGGTCACCCTGACCGACCACGAGCCCTGGGCGAAGATCGACTTCGCCGACGGAATCACGGTCGGTGCCATGGGCCTGCAGGGGTCGGAGAAGAAGCGCACGGCGCGCCAGGTCCGCGAGCTCGCCGCCCTCATCAGGGAGCGCGGGGAGGCTGACGAGGCCCGCTGA
- a CDS encoding potassium channel family protein translates to MVDKKSRGEAVVVIGLGRFGGALAAELVSRDVEVLGVDNDPKNVQHFSGRLTHVVCADSTDPDTLRQLGIGEFGRAVVGIGTDIEASILTTSVLTDLGVPDIWAKSISLQHSRILQRVGAHRVVQPEHDMGERVAHLVIGRMLDYLEVDEGYALIKTMAPEWADGKSLGQLGIRGEYGVTVVGIKKPGGGFTYATSETVVQSGDILLVAGDTDKTERFAEET, encoded by the coding sequence TTGGTTGACAAGAAGAGCCGCGGCGAAGCGGTCGTGGTCATCGGTCTCGGGCGGTTCGGCGGCGCTCTCGCGGCGGAACTGGTGAGCCGCGACGTCGAGGTGCTCGGGGTGGACAACGACCCCAAGAACGTTCAGCACTTCTCCGGCAGGCTCACCCACGTGGTGTGCGCGGACTCCACTGACCCGGACACCCTCCGGCAGCTCGGCATCGGGGAGTTCGGCCGGGCCGTGGTCGGCATCGGCACCGACATCGAGGCGAGCATCCTGACCACCTCGGTCCTGACCGACCTGGGGGTGCCGGACATCTGGGCCAAGTCGATCAGCCTGCAGCACAGCCGGATCCTGCAGCGGGTCGGCGCGCACCGCGTGGTACAGCCGGAACACGACATGGGCGAGCGGGTCGCGCACCTGGTCATCGGGCGGATGCTCGACTATCTGGAGGTCGACGAGGGCTACGCCCTGATCAAGACCATGGCGCCCGAGTGGGCGGACGGCAAGAGCCTGGGACAGCTGGGCATTCGCGGCGAGTACGGGGTCACCGTGGTCGGTATCAAGAAGCCCGGCGGCGGGTTCACCTACGCCACCTCGGAGACGGTGGTCCAGAGCGGCGACATCCTGCTCGTCGCGGGCGACACCGACAAGACCGAGCGGTTCGCCGAGGAGACCTGA
- a CDS encoding TrkH family potassium uptake protein, which produces MKNLLDQINTPSRVVVVAFLAVVLTGTVLLSLPVAVEGGQHASWTSALFTATSAVCVTGLAMHDTAAHWSLFGEIVLMVLMQIGGFGIMTLSSILALIVSGKLGLRARLNTQAETKTLGAGDVRRLIVGVAKITLVAEVLTAAALAARFVIGYGDPVGLAIYYGIFHAISAFTNAGFALWSDSVMGFVTDPWICLPLALAVIAGGLGFPVYAVLRENWRRPSRWTLHTKITLWMTAVLLLGGTLAVTVIEWNNPGTIGGLSPGLRIMAGFFHSTMTRSGGLNSVDTSQMSENSWLISDVLMFIGAGSAGTAGGIKVTTFALLGFVILAELRGEPDVSAGRRRVPEQLQRQALTIALLSVASVAVGTFAMMTVTPFKLDRVLFEVISAFGTVGLSTGITADVGTAGHLILTVLMFVGRLGPVTLGAALALHVQTRRFRYPEERPLVG; this is translated from the coding sequence GTGAAGAACCTCCTCGACCAGATCAACACCCCGTCCAGAGTCGTCGTGGTGGCGTTCCTGGCCGTGGTCCTCACCGGTACGGTGCTGCTGTCGCTGCCGGTGGCGGTCGAGGGGGGCCAGCACGCCTCGTGGACATCGGCCCTGTTCACCGCCACCTCCGCGGTGTGCGTGACCGGGCTGGCCATGCACGACACCGCGGCGCACTGGTCGCTCTTCGGCGAGATCGTGCTCATGGTGCTGATGCAGATCGGCGGCTTCGGGATCATGACGCTCTCCTCGATCCTGGCCCTGATCGTCTCCGGCAAGCTCGGCCTGCGCGCCCGCCTCAACACCCAGGCCGAGACCAAGACCCTCGGGGCCGGCGACGTGCGACGACTGATCGTGGGAGTCGCCAAGATCACGCTGGTAGCCGAGGTGCTGACCGCCGCGGCGCTCGCCGCCCGCTTCGTGATCGGGTACGGGGATCCTGTCGGCCTCGCCATCTATTACGGGATTTTTCATGCAATCTCAGCATTTACCAATGCCGGGTTCGCCCTCTGGTCGGACAGCGTCATGGGGTTCGTCACCGACCCGTGGATCTGCCTCCCGCTCGCGCTGGCGGTGATCGCCGGAGGTCTCGGCTTCCCGGTCTACGCCGTCCTGCGGGAGAACTGGCGTCGCCCGTCGCGCTGGACGCTGCACACCAAGATCACGCTGTGGATGACCGCGGTGCTGCTGCTCGGCGGGACGCTGGCCGTCACCGTCATCGAATGGAACAACCCCGGCACGATAGGGGGCCTCTCTCCGGGACTACGGATCATGGCCGGGTTCTTCCACAGCACGATGACCCGCAGCGGCGGCCTGAACTCCGTGGACACCTCCCAGATGAGCGAGAACTCCTGGCTGATCAGCGACGTGCTGATGTTCATCGGTGCGGGCAGCGCGGGCACCGCGGGCGGCATCAAGGTGACGACGTTCGCACTTCTGGGCTTCGTGATCCTCGCCGAGCTGCGCGGCGAGCCCGACGTCTCGGCGGGCCGCCGCCGCGTCCCCGAGCAGCTCCAGCGCCAGGCCCTGACGATCGCGCTGCTGAGCGTGGCGTCGGTCGCGGTGGGAACGTTCGCGATGATGACGGTGACCCCCTTCAAGCTCGACCGCGTACTGTTCGAGGTGATCTCCGCCTTCGGCACGGTCGGGCTGTCGACGGGGATCACCGCCGACGTCGGCACCGCGGGGCACCTGATCCTGACCGTCCTGATGTTCGTCGGGCGGCTCGGCCCGGTGACCCTGGGCGCCGCGCTGGCACTGCACGTCCAGACCCGTCGGTTCCGATATCCAGAGGAGCGTCCCCTCGTTGGTTGA
- a CDS encoding AAA family ATPase encodes MAVRRTIEASDVRSPAQLAELLDEQSYLADTGLATAAFLALRMGRPLLLEGEAGVGKTELARTLATLLGAPLIRLQCYEGLDASQALYDWDFARQLLHLKAAEAGGITDAARLEGEVYDRRFLIARPLLKAVETQPSVLLIDEVDRADVEFEAILLEVLSDFAISIPELGTVRAARPPVVVLTSNRTREVHDALKRRCLYHWLEHPSFEREVAILRRRLPGCSAILAEQVAHATGRLREVDLIKSPGIAETLDWTEALLALGARELDPDLAAATLGALLKHREDHAAVLGNGFFGAARR; translated from the coding sequence GTGGCGGTCAGGCGGACAATCGAGGCATCTGATGTGCGGTCACCCGCGCAGCTGGCGGAGCTGCTCGACGAGCAGTCGTATCTGGCCGACACCGGGCTCGCCACGGCTGCCTTTCTCGCGCTGCGGATGGGGCGCCCGTTGCTCCTCGAAGGCGAGGCCGGCGTCGGCAAGACCGAGCTGGCCAGGACCCTGGCCACGCTGCTCGGGGCGCCGCTGATCCGCCTGCAGTGCTACGAGGGGCTGGATGCCTCCCAGGCGCTCTACGACTGGGACTTCGCCCGCCAGCTGCTGCACCTGAAGGCGGCGGAGGCCGGTGGGATCACCGACGCCGCCCGGCTGGAGGGGGAGGTCTACGACCGGAGGTTCCTGATCGCCAGGCCGCTGCTGAAGGCGGTCGAGACCCAGCCCTCGGTACTGCTCATCGACGAGGTCGACCGCGCCGACGTGGAGTTCGAGGCGATCCTGCTGGAGGTGCTCTCGGACTTCGCGATCTCCATCCCCGAGCTCGGCACGGTCCGCGCCGCGAGGCCGCCGGTGGTCGTACTGACCTCCAACCGCACCCGCGAGGTACACGACGCCCTGAAACGGCGCTGCCTCTACCACTGGCTGGAACACCCCTCCTTCGAGCGGGAGGTGGCGATCCTGCGCAGGCGGCTCCCCGGCTGTTCCGCGATCCTGGCCGAGCAGGTCGCCCACGCGACGGGACGGCTCCGCGAGGTCGATCTGATCAAGTCGCCGGGGATCGCCGAGACCCTCGACTGGACCGAGGCCCTGCTGGCCCTGGGGGCTCGCGAGCTCGACCCCGATCTGGCGGCCGCCACGCTGGGCGCCCTGCTCAAGCACAGGGAGGACCACGCGGCGGTGCTCGGGAACGGATTCTTCGGTGCGGCCCGGCGCTGA
- a CDS encoding vWA domain-containing protein, with the protein MRPGADGPGFPAGAIGPAVGLNGAPADRGPGRPPARSDGAFPVAGIGEDLVAVMTGFARTLRAAGVPADHERTQGLLRALSHLDAMEPAGVYWAGRLTLCASADDLPRYDRVFAAYFAGRRAVRARSTAITVTRNVATSPQTGPDPKEGDESPALAATASATEVLRTRNVARMTGPELAEVHRLLALLRVGRERRRSRRFKPSRRGRLDGGATIRETLRRGGEIAGLRYRAHRTRPRRVVLLVDVSGSMTPYADSLLRLAHALVRSEPRATEVFSAGTRLTRITAELRHRDPAAAMNAVSHAIPDWSGGTRLGEELRRLLALNDAAGATVVIASDGWERGDVSLLGAEMARLSRTAHRVIWVNPHKGQEGYQPLTAGMRAALPHIDDFVAGHSLAAFEELAMLLGGTRA; encoded by the coding sequence GTGCGGCCCGGCGCTGACGGCCCCGGTTTCCCCGCCGGTGCGATCGGTCCCGCGGTGGGCCTGAACGGTGCCCCGGCGGATCGGGGCCCCGGTCGGCCGCCCGCCAGGAGCGACGGCGCCTTCCCCGTCGCGGGGATCGGCGAGGATCTGGTCGCGGTCATGACCGGTTTCGCCAGGACCCTGCGGGCCGCGGGGGTGCCCGCCGACCACGAGCGGACCCAGGGCCTGCTCCGCGCCCTGTCCCACCTGGACGCGATGGAACCCGCCGGCGTCTACTGGGCGGGCAGGCTCACGCTGTGCGCCTCCGCCGATGACCTGCCCCGTTATGACCGGGTCTTCGCGGCCTACTTCGCAGGGCGGCGCGCGGTCCGCGCGAGATCGACGGCGATCACCGTCACCCGGAACGTCGCGACATCGCCGCAGACCGGTCCCGATCCAAAGGAGGGCGACGAGAGCCCCGCTCTCGCGGCGACCGCGAGCGCGACGGAGGTGCTGCGCACCCGGAACGTGGCCAGGATGACGGGGCCGGAACTGGCCGAGGTGCACCGGCTGCTCGCCCTGCTGCGGGTGGGCCGGGAGCGGCGTCGGTCGCGACGTTTCAAACCCTCGCGCCGAGGGCGACTGGACGGCGGGGCGACGATCCGCGAGACCCTGCGCAGGGGCGGCGAGATCGCCGGGCTCCGCTACCGCGCGCACCGGACCAGGCCCCGCAGGGTGGTGCTGCTGGTCGACGTCAGCGGCTCGATGACCCCGTACGCGGACTCGCTGCTCCGCCTCGCCCATGCGCTGGTCAGGTCGGAACCCCGGGCCACCGAGGTGTTCAGCGCGGGTACCCGGCTGACCCGGATCACCGCCGAGCTGCGCCACCGTGATCCGGCCGCCGCCATGAACGCCGTCTCCCACGCCATTCCCGACTGGAGCGGCGGCACCCGGCTGGGTGAGGAGCTCCGGCGGCTCCTGGCGCTGAACGACGCGGCCGGCGCGACAGTGGTGATCGCCTCCGACGGGTGGGAGCGCGGCGACGTCTCGCTGCTGGGAGCGGAGATGGCCAGACTGTCGCGGACGGCACACCGGGTGATCTGGGTGAACCCGCACAAGGGGCAGGAGGGCTACCAGCCGCTCACCGCCGGTATGCGTGCGGCCCTTCCGCACATCGACGACTTCGTGGCCGGGCACAGCCTGGCCGCCTTCGAAGAGCTGGCAATGCTGCTGGGAGGCACACGTGCGTGA